In the Streptomyces formicae genome, one interval contains:
- a CDS encoding FAD-dependent oxidoreductase, which yields MSSTRERLVVIGGDAAGMSAASQARRLRGPDELEIVAFERGHFTSYSACGIPYWVGGDVEQRDDLVARTPEQHRERDIDLRMRTEVRRIDVANSRVLARDLEGGEESWTTYDKLVIATGARPVRPSLPGIDAPGVHGVQTLDDGQALLDTLARTEGRRAVVIGAGYIGVEMAEAMVNRGYEVTVVNRGKEPMATLDPDMGRLVHEAMTGMGITMVNDAEVTKIRTGDAGRVRAVATEDAEYPADVVVLGIGVRPETALAREAGLPLGEHGGLLTDLAMRVRGHENIWAGGDCVEVLDLVSGAHRHIALGTHANKHGQVIGSNAGGGYATFPGVVGTAVSKVCDLEIARTGLREKEARAAGLQFVAVTIESTSRAGYYPGAALMTVKMLAERRTGRLLGVQIVGREGAGKRVDVAAVALTAGMTVEQMTALDLGYAPPFSPVWDPVLVAARKAVAAVRAG from the coding sequence ATGAGCAGCACACGTGAGCGACTTGTGGTCATCGGAGGCGACGCGGCGGGCATGTCCGCCGCGTCGCAGGCACGCAGGCTCAGGGGCCCGGACGAACTGGAGATCGTCGCGTTCGAGCGCGGCCACTTCACGTCGTACTCCGCCTGTGGCATCCCCTACTGGGTGGGGGGCGACGTCGAGCAGCGCGACGACCTCGTCGCCCGCACGCCGGAGCAGCACCGCGAGCGCGACATCGATCTGCGGATGCGTACGGAGGTCAGGCGGATCGACGTGGCGAACAGCCGCGTCCTGGCCCGCGACCTCGAAGGGGGCGAGGAGTCCTGGACGACGTACGACAAGCTCGTGATCGCCACCGGCGCGCGGCCCGTCCGCCCCTCGCTGCCCGGCATCGACGCGCCCGGCGTGCACGGCGTGCAGACGCTCGACGACGGACAGGCCCTGCTCGACACGCTGGCCAGGACCGAGGGGCGCAGGGCGGTGGTCATCGGCGCGGGCTACATCGGCGTCGAGATGGCCGAGGCGATGGTCAACCGGGGCTACGAGGTGACGGTCGTCAACCGGGGCAAGGAGCCCATGGCGACCCTGGACCCGGACATGGGCCGCCTGGTGCACGAGGCGATGACCGGCATGGGCATCACGATGGTGAACGACGCCGAGGTCACCAAGATCCGCACCGGCGACGCCGGGCGGGTGCGGGCGGTGGCCACGGAGGACGCCGAGTACCCGGCCGACGTCGTGGTGCTCGGCATCGGCGTACGGCCCGAGACGGCGCTCGCCCGCGAGGCGGGGCTGCCGCTCGGCGAGCACGGCGGGCTCCTCACCGATCTGGCGATGCGGGTGCGCGGGCACGAGAACATCTGGGCGGGCGGCGACTGCGTGGAGGTCCTCGACCTGGTGTCGGGCGCCCACCGGCACATCGCGCTCGGCACCCACGCCAACAAGCACGGCCAGGTCATCGGCTCGAACGCGGGCGGCGGGTACGCCACGTTCCCCGGCGTCGTCGGCACGGCCGTCAGCAAGGTCTGCGACCTGGAAATCGCCCGCACCGGTCTGCGCGAGAAGGAGGCGCGGGCGGCCGGGCTCCAGTTCGTGGCGGTGACCATCGAGTCGACCAGCAGGGCCGGTTACTACCCGGGCGCGGCGCTGATGACGGTGAAGATGCTGGCCGAGCGGCGCACCGGGCGGCTGCTCGGGGTGCAGATCGTGGGCCGCGAGGGCGCGGGCAAGCGCGTGGACGTGGCGGCCGTCGCGCTGACGGCGGGGATGACGGTGGAGCAGATGACGGCGCTCGACCTGGGCTACGCGCCGCCGTTCTCGCCGGTGTGGGACCCGGTCCTGGTGGCGGCGCGCAAGGCGGTGGCGGCGGTACGGGCGGGCTGA
- a CDS encoding TIGR04222 domain-containing membrane protein, with product MFWLPLLLLAWAATGLSCGRLCLAASRAATHERAAPRGHELTLYETAFLSGGPSRVADVALVAMAGARRLLIAHTGWATVVDPVGRDEVERSVLGAIGPDGQSRIAPIRKGAATADAVRALGERLVAAGLAVPESAGTGVAAAARQVRAATVAVLALGALAVCMPTQGRAASGQVPVAIWFSLPLMLCVGCLIIARIEVHPYTRWASPAGQRLLGALPAARDELTTVAVRGVRALPDPGLRAAFGHRSRPDTAQRGH from the coding sequence ATGTTCTGGCTGCCCCTTCTCCTCCTCGCCTGGGCCGCGACCGGCCTCTCCTGCGGCAGGCTCTGCCTCGCCGCGAGCCGCGCCGCCACCCACGAGAGGGCCGCGCCCCGCGGCCACGAGCTGACCCTCTACGAGACGGCCTTCCTCTCCGGCGGCCCCTCGCGGGTCGCCGATGTGGCGCTCGTCGCGATGGCGGGGGCGCGTCGGCTGCTGATCGCGCACACCGGGTGGGCGACCGTCGTCGACCCGGTCGGCCGCGACGAGGTGGAGCGTTCGGTGCTCGGCGCGATCGGCCCCGACGGCCAGTCGCGGATAGCGCCCATACGCAAGGGCGCGGCCACCGCCGACGCGGTGCGCGCCCTCGGCGAGCGGCTCGTCGCGGCCGGACTCGCTGTGCCGGAGAGCGCGGGCACGGGCGTCGCGGCCGCCGCGCGGCAGGTGCGCGCGGCGACGGTGGCGGTGCTCGCGCTCGGCGCCCTCGCGGTGTGCATGCCGACCCAGGGGCGGGCGGCCTCGGGGCAGGTCCCGGTGGCGATCTGGTTCTCGCTGCCGCTGATGCTCTGCGTGGGGTGCCTCATCATCGCCCGCATCGAGGTCCACCCGTACACGCGGTGGGCCTCCCCCGCGGGGCAGCGGCTCCTCGGCGCGCTGCCCGCGGCCCGCGACGAGCTGACCACCGTCGCCGTACGCGGCGTCCGGGCCCTGCCCGACCCCGGCCTGCGGGCGGCCTTCGGGCACCGGTCCCGGCCTGATACGGCGCAACGGGGTCATTGA
- the hemQ gene encoding hydrogen peroxide-dependent heme synthase has product MSDDAPAKTPNAGKKAKDLNEVIRYTLWSVFKLRDVLPEDRGGYAEEVQELFDQLAAKDITVRGTYDVSGLRADADVMIWWHAETSDELQAAYNLFRRTKLGRALEPVWSNMALHRPAEFNKSHIPAFLADETPRDYVSVYPFVRSYDWYLLPDEDRRRMLKDHGMMARGYPDVRANTVASFSLGDYEWLLAFEADELYRIVDLMRHLRASEARMHVREEVPFYTGRRKDVAELVAGLA; this is encoded by the coding sequence ATGAGTGACGACGCCCCCGCCAAGACCCCCAACGCAGGCAAGAAGGCCAAGGACCTCAACGAGGTCATCCGCTACACCCTGTGGTCCGTCTTCAAGCTGCGTGACGTGCTCCCCGAGGACCGCGGCGGCTACGCCGAAGAGGTCCAGGAGCTGTTCGACCAGCTCGCCGCCAAGGACATCACCGTCCGCGGCACGTACGACGTGTCGGGGCTCCGCGCCGACGCGGACGTCATGATCTGGTGGCACGCCGAGACGTCCGACGAGCTGCAGGCGGCCTACAACCTCTTCCGCCGCACCAAGCTCGGCCGCGCCCTGGAGCCGGTCTGGTCGAACATGGCGCTGCACCGCCCCGCCGAGTTCAACAAGTCGCACATCCCGGCCTTCCTGGCCGACGAGACGCCCCGCGACTACGTCTCGGTCTACCCCTTCGTGCGCTCCTACGACTGGTACCTGCTGCCCGACGAGGACCGTCGCCGCATGCTCAAGGACCACGGCATGATGGCCCGCGGCTACCCCGACGTGCGCGCCAACACGGTCGCCTCGTTCTCGCTCGGCGACTACGAGTGGCTGCTCGCCTTCGAGGCCGACGAGCTGTACCGCATCGTCGACCTGATGCGTCACCTGCGCGCCTCCGAGGCCCGGATGCACGTGCGCGAAGAGGTGCCGTTCTACACCGGCCGCCGCAAGGACGTGGCGGAGCTGGTGGCGGGTCTCGCCTAG
- a CDS encoding RNHCP domain-containing protein, with translation MSRNTSRRARTEARARSFRCLHCGLDVPMTAPGTSHRNHCPNCLWSRHLDDTPGDRAADCGARMEPLAISVKGDGEWVLVHRCVHCGVLHANRTAGDDNALPLTRLAVRPLAQAPFPLERLGAL, from the coding sequence ATGTCCCGCAACACTTCCAGGCGGGCGCGCACTGAAGCACGCGCCCGGTCCTTCCGCTGCCTGCACTGCGGTCTCGACGTCCCGATGACCGCACCGGGCACCAGCCATCGCAATCACTGTCCGAACTGCCTGTGGAGCCGTCACCTCGACGACACCCCGGGCGACCGGGCGGCCGACTGCGGTGCCCGGATGGAACCCCTCGCCATCTCCGTCAAGGGAGACGGCGAATGGGTCCTCGTCCACCGCTGCGTCCACTGCGGCGTCCTGCACGCGAATCGCACGGCGGGCGACGACAACGCGTTGCCGCTGACCCGTCTTGCGGTGCGGCCACTCGCACAGGCCCCGTTCCCCTTGGAGCGGCTCGGGGCCCTGTAA
- a CDS encoding DUF692 domain-containing protein: MRHLGTGIGWRPEIADAVEAMPGIDWVEAVAENVCPGHLPDSLVRLRERGVTVVPHGVSLGLGGADRPDEGRLRALAERAEALGSPLVTEHIAFVRAGGPLTATQPLEAGHLLPVPRTRDALDVLCENVRIAQAALPVPLAVENIAALISWPCEEMTEGQFLYELVERTGVRLLIDVANLHTNHVNRGEDPAKALDELPVEAIAYVHVAGGFERDGVWHDSHAHPVPDAVLAVLADLASRVSPPGVLLERDENFPAPAELERELTAIRETLTTAGAPAAATGAESTTADPAPASPDARQRTGLAQAALLSALVAGTPAPEGFDHARLRVQSHALAAKRADVVAKVAPELPGILGGDYRAAFVEYARSRPMTGGYRHDALTFAEHLLLAGRPEEAQARRELSDWWLERSGPAPLSLRPAARLRRATRRVLLGR; the protein is encoded by the coding sequence ATGAGGCATCTGGGCACCGGAATCGGCTGGCGTCCCGAGATCGCGGACGCCGTGGAGGCGATGCCCGGCATCGACTGGGTGGAGGCCGTGGCGGAGAACGTCTGCCCGGGGCACCTGCCCGATTCGCTGGTGCGGCTGCGCGAGCGCGGGGTGACCGTGGTGCCGCACGGCGTCTCGCTGGGGCTCGGCGGCGCCGACCGCCCCGACGAGGGAAGGCTGCGGGCGCTGGCCGAGCGCGCCGAGGCGCTCGGCTCGCCGCTCGTCACCGAGCACATCGCGTTCGTACGGGCCGGTGGTCCGCTCACCGCGACGCAGCCGCTCGAGGCCGGGCACCTGCTGCCGGTGCCGCGCACCCGTGACGCGCTCGACGTGCTGTGCGAGAACGTCCGCATCGCGCAGGCCGCGCTGCCCGTGCCGCTCGCCGTGGAGAACATCGCGGCGCTGATCTCCTGGCCCTGCGAGGAGATGACGGAGGGGCAGTTCCTGTACGAGCTCGTCGAGCGCACGGGCGTACGGCTGCTCATCGACGTCGCCAACCTCCACACCAACCACGTCAACCGCGGCGAGGACCCGGCCAAGGCCCTCGACGAACTGCCGGTCGAGGCCATCGCGTACGTCCACGTCGCGGGCGGCTTCGAGCGGGACGGCGTCTGGCACGACAGCCACGCGCACCCGGTGCCCGATGCCGTGCTCGCCGTGCTCGCCGACCTCGCGTCCCGGGTGAGCCCGCCCGGTGTCCTCCTGGAGCGCGACGAGAACTTTCCGGCACCCGCCGAGCTGGAGCGCGAACTGACCGCGATCCGGGAGACGCTCACGACCGCGGGCGCACCGGCCGCCGCCACCGGCGCGGAGTCCACCACCGCCGACCCGGCGCCCGCCTCCCCGGACGCGCGCCAGCGCACCGGGCTCGCGCAGGCCGCGCTGCTCTCCGCGCTCGTGGCGGGGACGCCCGCGCCCGAGGGGTTCGACCACGCGCGGCTGCGGGTGCAGAGCCACGCGCTCGCGGCCAAGCGGGCCGACGTCGTGGCGAAGGTGGCGCCCGAGCTGCCGGGGATCCTCGGCGGGGATTACCGCGCGGCGTTCGTCGAGTACGCGAGGTCCCGGCCGATGACCGGTGGCTACCGGCACGACGCGCTGACCTTCGCCGAGCACCTGCTGCTCGCGGGGCGGCCCGAAGAGGCGCAGGCGCGCCGGGAGTTGAGCGACTGGTGGCTGGAGCGTTCGGGCCCCGCGCCGCTGTCCCTGCGGCCCGCCGCACGGCTGCGACGGGCCACCCGGCGCGTACTCCTCGGGCGGTGA
- a CDS encoding alpha/beta hydrolase: MRAAAARYGTAGSLVLTALVAAPAGSASGAPPSPETRGTAVAAQRAEAAGIRWGTCAKAEGLPPSVRCGTVTVPLDYAHPDGKKIKLTVSRTKATKKAAGKAVARQGALVFNPGGPGGSGMYFPLVGVLPEWKRIAAAYDLVGYAPRGVGRSAPLTCQDPKQYVKAPTQAPTHPDASYKRERVAQAKAYARGCGTRNPGLRHYTTLNNARDLDVLRAAVGERKLTFMGASYGTYFGAVYATLFPSHVRRMVFDSAVNPEPSQIWYGNNLEQSMAFEGRWADFRAWVAKHDKVYHLGGTPDEVLRSYEKVRAELSHKPAGGKVGPGQLQAAFLKAGYYDDYWPTRASALSAYLKGDPKPLIEQAAPEPKGAAEEENGNAVYTAVECNDAAWPTDFRVWDRDNSDLARVAPFETWDNAWMNLPCAYWPAPRQQAVDVRTAKGALPPTLILAAERDAATPYEGARELNRRLRDSVLVTEEGAGTHGIAAGPNKCVNGHLDAYLLEGRLPERHAECAPHREPKPLSGERAADLPKGV, from the coding sequence ATGAGAGCAGCAGCCGCCCGCTACGGAACCGCCGGATCCTTGGTCCTGACCGCCCTCGTCGCCGCCCCCGCGGGTTCCGCGAGCGGCGCTCCGCCGTCGCCCGAGACACGCGGCACCGCCGTCGCCGCCCAGCGCGCGGAGGCCGCCGGGATCCGCTGGGGCACCTGCGCGAAGGCCGAGGGCCTCCCGCCGTCCGTCCGGTGCGGCACGGTCACGGTGCCCCTCGACTACGCGCACCCCGACGGCAAGAAGATCAAGCTGACCGTCAGCCGCACCAAGGCCACGAAGAAGGCGGCGGGCAAGGCGGTCGCGCGCCAGGGCGCGCTCGTCTTCAACCCGGGCGGCCCCGGCGGCTCGGGCATGTACTTCCCGCTGGTGGGCGTGTTGCCCGAGTGGAAGCGCATCGCTGCGGCGTACGACCTGGTCGGCTACGCCCCGCGCGGGGTGGGCCGCTCGGCGCCGCTGACCTGCCAGGACCCCAAGCAGTACGTGAAGGCGCCCACCCAGGCGCCGACCCACCCCGACGCCTCGTACAAGCGGGAGCGCGTCGCGCAGGCGAAGGCGTACGCGCGCGGCTGCGGCACCCGCAATCCGGGCCTGCGGCACTACACGACGCTGAACAACGCCCGTGACCTGGACGTGCTGCGGGCCGCCGTCGGCGAGCGGAAGCTGACGTTCATGGGCGCTTCGTACGGCACCTACTTCGGCGCGGTGTACGCGACGCTCTTCCCCTCGCACGTGCGGCGGATGGTGTTCGACTCGGCGGTCAACCCCGAGCCCTCGCAGATCTGGTACGGCAACAACCTCGAACAGTCGATGGCGTTCGAGGGGCGCTGGGCGGACTTCCGCGCCTGGGTGGCCAAGCACGACAAGGTGTACCACCTGGGCGGGACGCCCGACGAGGTGCTGCGCAGCTACGAGAAGGTCCGCGCGGAGCTGTCCCACAAGCCCGCCGGCGGCAAGGTCGGCCCCGGTCAGCTCCAGGCCGCCTTCCTCAAGGCCGGGTACTACGACGACTACTGGCCGACGCGCGCCTCGGCCCTTTCCGCCTATCTGAAGGGCGATCCGAAGCCGCTGATCGAGCAGGCGGCACCGGAGCCGAAGGGCGCCGCGGAGGAGGAGAACGGCAACGCCGTCTACACCGCCGTCGAGTGCAACGACGCGGCCTGGCCGACGGACTTCCGGGTCTGGGACCGCGACAACTCCGACCTCGCGCGCGTGGCGCCGTTCGAGACCTGGGACAACGCCTGGATGAACCTGCCCTGCGCCTACTGGCCCGCGCCCCGGCAGCAGGCGGTGGACGTGCGCACGGCGAAGGGCGCGCTGCCCCCGACGCTGATCCTGGCCGCCGAGCGGGACGCGGCGACCCCGTACGAGGGCGCGCGGGAACTCAACCGCAGGCTGCGGGACTCGGTCCTGGTGACCGAGGAGGGGGCGGGCACGCACGGCATCGCCGCGGGCCCCAACAAGTGCGTCAACGGCCACCTGGACGCGTATCTCCTGGAGGGCCGCCTCCCGGAACGGCACGCGGAATGCGCACCGCACCGGGAGCCGAAGCCCTTGTCAGGAGAACGGGCCGCCGATCTTCCCAAGGGGGTCTAG
- the hemG gene encoding protoporphyrinogen oxidase, which yields MRETDTRTGNGHAVVIGGGIAGLAAAHRLLDTAPGTRVTVLEASDRIGGKLLAGDIAGVRVDLGAESMLARRPEAVALARAVGLADRLQPPATATASIWTRGALRPMPKGHVMGVPGDASALSGVLSDEGLRRIEQDRELPPTEVGDDVAVGAYVAERLGREVVDRLVEPLLGGVYAGDAYRISMRSAVPQLFEAARAHDTLTEGVRAIQARAARNQQTGPVFMGIEGGIGQLPLAVADSVRARGGEIRTGTPVTELRRTSDGWQVVTGERAIDADTVVVAVPAYAAAALLGTEAPAAAAELASVEYASMALMTLAYRRSEIDLPEGSGFLVPPVDGHTIKASTFASRKWGWIADEDPDLLVLRTSVGRYGETKILERDDAGLVDVSWHDLREATGLTATPVATRVTRWHDGLPQYPVGHHARVARVREHVSKLPGLAVCGAAYDGVGIPACVASAHAAVDQLGGDPAGVQELTANPVQSLHGGGGE from the coding sequence ATGCGCGAAACGGACACACGTACGGGGAACGGCCACGCCGTCGTCATCGGGGGCGGGATCGCCGGACTCGCCGCCGCGCACCGCCTGCTCGACACCGCCCCCGGCACCCGCGTCACCGTCCTCGAAGCCTCCGACAGGATCGGCGGCAAGCTGCTCGCCGGTGACATCGCGGGCGTCCGCGTCGACCTCGGCGCCGAGTCCATGCTGGCCCGCCGCCCCGAGGCCGTCGCGCTCGCCCGCGCGGTGGGCCTCGCCGACCGCCTTCAGCCGCCCGCCACCGCGACCGCGTCGATCTGGACCCGCGGCGCCCTGCGCCCCATGCCCAAGGGCCACGTCATGGGCGTGCCCGGCGACGCGTCCGCCCTCTCCGGAGTCCTCTCCGACGAGGGCCTGCGCCGCATCGAGCAGGACCGCGAGCTGCCGCCCACCGAGGTCGGCGACGACGTCGCGGTCGGCGCGTACGTCGCCGAGCGCCTCGGCCGCGAGGTCGTCGACCGCCTCGTGGAGCCGCTGCTCGGCGGGGTGTACGCCGGTGACGCGTACCGCATCTCGATGCGCTCGGCCGTCCCGCAGCTCTTCGAGGCCGCCCGCGCCCACGACACCCTCACGGAGGGCGTCCGCGCCATCCAGGCCCGCGCCGCGCGCAACCAGCAGACCGGGCCCGTCTTCATGGGCATCGAGGGCGGCATCGGCCAACTCCCGCTCGCCGTCGCCGATTCGGTACGCGCGCGGGGCGGCGAGATCCGCACCGGGACACCCGTCACGGAACTGCGGCGCACCTCCGACGGCTGGCAGGTCGTCACCGGGGAGCGGGCGATCGACGCCGACACCGTGGTCGTCGCCGTGCCCGCCTACGCGGCCGCCGCGCTGCTCGGCACCGAGGCGCCCGCCGCGGCCGCCGAGCTCGCGAGCGTCGAGTACGCCTCCATGGCACTGATGACCCTCGCGTACCGCCGCAGCGAAATCGACCTCCCCGAAGGCAGCGGTTTCCTCGTGCCGCCCGTCGACGGGCACACCATCAAGGCGTCCACCTTCGCCTCCCGCAAGTGGGGCTGGATCGCCGACGAGGACCCCGACCTGCTCGTCCTGCGCACCTCGGTCGGGCGGTACGGGGAGACGAAGATCCTGGAGCGGGACGACGCCGGACTCGTCGACGTGTCCTGGCACGACCTGCGCGAGGCCACCGGACTGACCGCCACGCCCGTCGCCACCCGCGTCACCCGCTGGCACGACGGCCTGCCGCAGTACCCCGTCGGCCACCACGCGCGCGTGGCCCGCGTCCGCGAGCACGTGAGCAAGCTGCCGGGGCTCGCGGTCTGCGGAGCGGCGTACGACGGAGTGGGCATCCCCGCCTGCGTCGCGAGCGCCCACGCGGCCGTCGACCAGCTGGGCGGTGACCCGGCCGGTGTGCAGGAGCTCACCGCCAACCCGGTGCAGAGTCTGCACGGCGGCGGAGGAGAATAG
- a CDS encoding DUF4142 domain-containing protein, with the protein MRSRSINGTGLVVAGLVATLAALLFPLWSYEDRSGTTLDRLNAETVSTDFGPLSALDREFITKVRLAGLWELPAGQQAEERGTTKAVRTAGEHLVEGHTFLDARVREVAARLSLELPSQPNPQQRGWLAELSAAHGQTYDEDFANILRRAHGKVFSVVAEVRASTRNSLVRALADDANTTVLDHIKVLEKTGLVDFDGLARDAATGQAPATRSPAPPGPTATPSPAAPVTPSPTFSLPPAASRPKPDK; encoded by the coding sequence ATGCGATCCCGATCCATCAACGGCACCGGTCTCGTCGTCGCGGGGCTCGTCGCGACCCTGGCTGCCCTGCTCTTCCCCCTCTGGTCGTACGAGGACCGCTCGGGCACCACCCTCGACAGGCTCAACGCGGAGACCGTGTCGACCGACTTCGGGCCGCTGTCCGCCCTGGACCGGGAGTTCATCACCAAGGTGCGCCTCGCGGGCCTGTGGGAACTCCCTGCCGGACAGCAGGCCGAGGAGCGCGGCACCACCAAGGCCGTGCGCACGGCGGGTGAGCACCTCGTCGAGGGCCACACCTTCCTCGACGCGCGCGTACGCGAGGTCGCGGCCCGGCTCAGCCTCGAACTGCCGAGCCAGCCCAATCCCCAACAGCGCGGCTGGCTCGCCGAGTTGAGCGCCGCGCACGGCCAGACGTACGACGAGGACTTCGCGAACATCCTGCGCCGCGCCCACGGCAAGGTCTTCTCGGTGGTGGCCGAGGTCCGCGCGAGCACCCGCAACTCGCTGGTCCGCGCCCTCGCCGACGACGCCAACACCACCGTCCTCGACCACATCAAGGTCCTGGAGAAGACCGGCCTCGTCGACTTCGACGGACTCGCGCGCGACGCCGCCACGGGCCAGGCCCCCGCGACCCGCTCCCCCGCCCCACCGGGCCCCACCGCCACACCGTCCCCCGCCGCACCGGTCACCCCGTCACCGACGTTCTCGCTCCCCCCGGCGGCCTCGCGCCCGAAGCCGGACAAGTAG
- a CDS encoding DUF4349 domain-containing protein, producing MQPTHTPKKSRKSRHRTAQALSGVLLALALALTGCSGAGSDDTDSGGGDKAAAGPRDGGGRAEDSRGGKQKPVAPTDTHVIRTARLTVRVKDVPAALDRARTAAEDAGGIVGSENTSRDGAGRERSRIVLRVPQAKYDDVLASLEGTGKLVDREAKAQDVTDQVVDVESRVASQRASVARVRELMDKATKLSDVVSLEGELSTRQADLEALLARQASLKDRTSMATITLSLAESPVRAEAKGDDTSFLDALSGGWDAFVTMLRWIGVALAAVLPFLAVAALLVLLWLRVVRLRLRRHPEVTSAQGDDD from the coding sequence ATGCAGCCGACGCACACGCCAAAGAAGTCCCGGAAGTCCCGTCACCGCACGGCCCAGGCGCTCTCCGGCGTCCTGCTCGCCCTCGCCCTCGCGCTCACCGGGTGCAGCGGCGCGGGTTCGGACGACACCGACAGCGGCGGCGGCGACAAAGCGGCGGCCGGGCCGCGCGACGGCGGCGGCCGGGCCGAGGATTCGCGCGGCGGCAAGCAGAAGCCGGTCGCGCCGACCGACACGCACGTCATCCGCACCGCGAGGCTCACCGTCCGCGTCAAGGACGTGCCCGCGGCCCTGGACCGGGCCCGCACGGCGGCCGAGGACGCGGGCGGCATCGTGGGGAGCGAGAACACCTCGCGGGACGGCGCGGGGCGCGAGCGCTCCCGGATCGTCCTGCGGGTGCCCCAGGCCAAGTACGACGACGTGCTCGCCTCGCTCGAAGGCACCGGCAAGCTCGTCGACCGGGAGGCCAAGGCGCAGGACGTCACCGACCAGGTCGTCGACGTGGAGAGCCGCGTGGCCTCGCAGCGGGCGAGCGTGGCGCGGGTGCGGGAGCTGATGGACAAGGCGACCAAGCTGAGCGACGTGGTGAGCCTGGAAGGCGAGTTGAGCACCCGTCAGGCCGATCTGGAGGCGCTGCTCGCGCGCCAGGCGTCGCTGAAGGACCGCACGAGCATGGCGACGATCACGCTGTCGCTGGCCGAGAGCCCGGTGCGGGCGGAGGCGAAGGGCGACGACACGTCGTTCCTCGACGCGCTCTCGGGCGGCTGGGACGCGTTCGTCACGATGCTGCGGTGGATCGGCGTTGCCTTGGCCGCGGTGTTGCCGTTCCTGGCGGTCGCCGCGCTGCTCGTGCTGCTGTGGCTGCGGGTCGTACGGCTCCGGCTGCGGCGTCATCCGGAGGTGACGTCCGCGCAGGGTGACGACGACTGA
- a CDS encoding TIGR04222 domain-containing membrane protein: protein MSIAGVVYTVVISLCAAELIRGLAAARRTWSPHRTRPPLDAEHGVYVRGTLEAAFLSGGPARVADALIAGLHEDGRLVVAGPGVVGIPRPTARNAGEQAVIDAYAAGPSGALHGLRTAVMRSLPVQETGEALAGRGLVVRPGRQDKWRRRAGVQVLLSVFGFVVAGMLTVAQYAGDSAASGSADSVGDGIAMLLPAGIFGVVSGLICLSVSSKQLTLAGQYALREYVGSAGHLTGAAHLVATRGLAAAHPDLRAQLVAAARVRVRVPAVTAAGTYPAPYQGTNAGSGNSGTPTWCGSGGGGGGGGFTCSGGAGSACSGGGGSSCGGGGGSSCGGGGGSSCGGGGGSSCGGGGGGSSCGGGGSSCGGGS from the coding sequence ATGAGCATCGCGGGTGTGGTGTACACGGTGGTCATCTCGCTGTGCGCCGCGGAACTGATCCGGGGCCTGGCCGCTGCTCGGCGCACCTGGTCGCCGCACCGGACGCGGCCGCCGCTCGATGCCGAGCACGGCGTCTACGTGCGCGGCACCCTGGAGGCCGCGTTCCTCTCCGGCGGCCCGGCGCGCGTGGCCGACGCGCTGATCGCGGGTCTGCACGAGGACGGCCGTCTGGTCGTGGCGGGCCCCGGCGTCGTCGGGATTCCCCGGCCGACGGCGCGCAATGCGGGCGAGCAGGCGGTGATCGACGCGTACGCCGCGGGGCCGAGCGGCGCGCTGCACGGGCTGCGGACGGCCGTCATGCGGAGCCTGCCGGTGCAGGAGACGGGCGAGGCGCTCGCGGGGCGCGGCCTCGTCGTGCGTCCTGGGCGGCAGGACAAGTGGCGGCGCCGGGCCGGTGTACAGGTGCTCCTGAGCGTCTTCGGGTTCGTGGTGGCGGGCATGCTGACGGTGGCGCAGTACGCCGGTGACAGCGCGGCGAGCGGGTCGGCGGACTCGGTGGGCGACGGTATCGCGATGCTGCTGCCCGCCGGGATCTTCGGCGTCGTGAGCGGCCTGATCTGCCTGTCCGTCAGCTCGAAGCAGCTCACGCTCGCCGGGCAGTACGCGCTGCGCGAGTACGTCGGCTCGGCGGGCCATCTCACGGGCGCCGCGCACCTGGTGGCGACCCGCGGCCTGGCCGCGGCCCACCCCGATCTGCGGGCCCAGCTGGTCGCCGCGGCCCGCGTACGGGTCCGGGTCCCCGCGGTGACCGCGGCGGGGACGTACCCCGCTCCGTACCAGGGCACGAATGCGGGGAGCGGCAACAGCGGGACGCCCACGTGGTGCGGGTCGGGCGGCGGTGGCGGGGGCGGCGGGTTCACCTGCTCCGGCGGCGCGGGCTCGGCGTGTTCCGGTGGTGGGGGCTCGTCCTGCGGCGGGGGCGGCGGCTCGTCGTGCGGCGGAGGTGGCGGCTCCTCCTGTGGCGGAGGCGGCGGATCCTCCTGCGGCGGCGGAGGAGGCGGATCCTCCTGCGGTGGGGGCGGATCCTCCTGCGGCGGCGGGTCATGA